The DNA sequence aatgaattaaaaacatAATAGCAAAAATATAGGCATTGTACAAGAAAAGGAGTGCAAAATATGAGGGTCCCACGGATTAATGGCCGTTGGACACTCCAGCGAAAATCAACGGGATGTTTGCTGAATTAGTGGACCATTGATAATTGAAGGAGTAATTTTTAGTGCGCTGCATACTCACCTGGCAGCAAAACATTGAAAAAGGTCTTgaatcaatttttaaaattgaGCGGTGCATATGCTCTAATACTACAAGATTGTTTGACTTTTGTCAGTAGAAAGCTACAGTTTCACTTTCATCCACTGCtgcaacttgattttattttattttaccaTAGAATTGGCTTTACAGATGCAATCCACAAACAAAAGGCAGAAAACAACACACGTATGAAATATCATTGATATTCCCCAAGCAGAAAACGCAGGGATACACTCATCCATCAGTCTCCAAAAACTTACCAAACAAACAAGAAAGGTAAAAATGGCTGAAGCCACAAAACCAATTCGTTTCGGCATAATGGGGTGTGCTGAAATAGCAAGAAAAGTGTCAAGAGCTATTACAATGTCTCCTAACTCAACCCTTTACGCGATTGCTAGTCGATCCTTAGAAAAAGCCAAGCAATTCGCCATCAAAAATGGTTACTCAGATGAAGAAGTGATGATCTACGGCAGCTACATAGAATTGCTAGATGACCCTTCAGTGGATGCTGTTTATATGCCACTGCCTACAAGTCTTCACTTGGAATGGGCTGTTTTGGCTGCTGAAAAGAAAAAGCATCTGCTGTTGGAGAAACCGACAGCTCTGAATGTCATTGAGCTTGATCGGATACTGGAAGCGTGTCGATCCAATGGTGTTCAGTTCATGGATGGAAGTATGTGGTATCATCATCCCAGGACTGCCAAAATTAAGGAAATGCTCTCTGATTCCGAACTGTTTGGTCAAGTCAAAACTGTAAGTGATACTACCCCGCTAgtttattcaaaaattataaagcCTTTTTTTTGCAAATGTACTACTTTAACAATTGCTGATGTGTGATTCGAAAGTGTGATTCTCAATTTCGCATCACAATTACTCAGATGTAGAGATAAAGATAGTTTTAACATACCAATAAAGCTAAATCAGCCACTCAGTTATGTGAGAGCAACTCCAACAACTCCCTTTAACGTGCTCTTAATTCCAAATataagaaatatgataaaaaattgCACTCCAACAGTGTCTTAGTAGTGTCTTAGTGGTTTCTTATATCACTAAGACACCTCTCTCATTCCTTATCTCTAAAAAACCACAAATTATCCCTTATTTCATTTTTGTCAATAAAAAATTGATTTCTCTTTCTTATTTTTAGTTCTTTTCTCTCTCTTCCTTTCATATTTcattcaaatttattattattataataagaAGTAATGAAAATAAGGGTCATTGTtggaattcaaattcaaaatcatgtcttaaatcactaagagttaatattttataatatttataaggaaCTTGTTAAGATACTGCTGTACTTGATTTTTACAAAAAAGCAGAACAGTTTCTTGAAAGAGATGTAGTACATAATTTATAACCTATTAACAGAAGAGAATAATTTGGAATTTAACAGTTGATACTTTACTTTAGATTCCACTTCTCATCATAGTAATACTGCAACAATGTGTTTTATCACAACTGCATCTATCAGTAGCAATTCGTCAGATCCAACATAATCACAAACTCTCTAGTCACTAGGCAGAGTGATCAAAAAATACACTCATCGTATATTTTCTTTCCATGTGTAAAGAATCGCCACATTGTACGTGCAAGTAATATCTGGACTCCAATTCCAAATGCTCATAAAATTAAAGATTTAGTTGTTTTATTAGATTTACAGCTCATCATCATACAATGCCGGCCAAGGATTTCTTGAGAATAATGTGAGAGTCAAAGCAGATTTGGACTCCCTCGGTGCATTAGGAGATGCAGGATGGTATTGCATCGGAGCCATACTGTGGGCAATGAATAACAAATTACCTACAACAGTAACTGCATTACCTTCTCTTGACCGCAATTCAGATGGAGTCATTCTCTCTTGCATTGCCTCCTTGCACTGGGAAAAAGAAGAACTAGTTGCCAAATTCTTCTGCTCCTTCCTTGCTCATGAGACCATGGACTTGTCCATTTCTGGCTCCAATGGATCACTTCATCTGGAAGACTTCATAATCCCTTACGAGGAGACCTCTGCATCCTTCCAATACACAACAAGTGCAAAGTTTGCAGAGTTGCACATAGGATGGAATGTAAAACCCGAAGAAGTTCTAGTAGACACTAGCGGGCTTCCACAAGAGGCTAGAATGGTACAAGAGTTTTCTAGGTTGACTCAAGGAATCAAATATTCTGGGTGGCTACCAGATCAGAAGTGGGCAGAAGTTAGTAGAATGACTCAGTTTGTACTGGATGCAGTGATGAAATCCATTAATTGTGGTTTTGAACCTGTACATATGTAACAACCTTGTTTATGAACATTTTTCACTCAGACATGGTCAATGTGTATCAATCACAATAATTGTTATGTATCCCATTTTTTGAATTATGTTCATTATCACAGTTACGGCATCTGTTCCATAAATATCCTTCATTCCTTGCCAAAGCAAGGCAAGGCAATGGTATATACTATATAGCATTTGAGGTTTCAATCTAGGTTCAAATATCAAAAGAGATGTTACAGATCAAGTAGATTGATATGCAAATATAAGCTGAGCTCAGTCATTCAATTTTGCTATTCGATAAGAAGCTTTAATCCATATAAACTCGAATAGATTGCTCAATTTCAGAACCTGACAAAACATTTAACACAAAATATTAgaacaaaaattatatttatggaTCAAAATACTCACTTAACTTGCAATATACATCTAACATCAAAGCCATCAATAATACTCGTATAACCATTAGTTACTGGTTTTGAGAAAAAACCCAAGAATTCCAACAAACTATGAAACACCATTGAAACTATGCATTATCATTCTCATAATTACCATACTAACTCTAGAAGACATAGATCGTTTCCTTAACAGATTCTGCAAACAATGGATGAAAATTAACACCTCTTATAAAACTTTGCCCAGCATCTGATTTACCAATCTAGGTTTCAGTATGAGATGTTGCAAAATCAAGTATAGATAAATATGCATCTACAAGCAGAGCTCACTAATTTTAATTTAGCTACTCCATAAGAGCATATGCACAGGGCTGCTTTTTAAGTTAATTCAGCAGAAGAATCGATGGCTTAGTGAACAACTGAAATGCAGCGGTCAGATATTGCTCCCATCATTGATTCATTAATAACTCCTTTAAAAATCAAAGGAGTACTCGACCGGCATCAATTGACGGCGTCCACCAAATTTTTGCTTCAACACTTGACAACAGTTTggatatataaattattttaatattcatCTGTTACACAAAATTTTATAATACG is a window from the Apium graveolens cultivar Ventura chromosome 1, ASM990537v1, whole genome shotgun sequence genome containing:
- the LOC141665893 gene encoding putative oxidoreductase At4g09670, which translates into the protein MAEATKPIRFGIMGCAEIARKVSRAITMSPNSTLYAIASRSLEKAKQFAIKNGYSDEEVMIYGSYIELLDDPSVDAVYMPLPTSLHLEWAVLAAEKKKHLLLEKPTALNVIELDRILEACRSNGVQFMDGSMWYHHPRTAKIKEMLSDSELFGQVKTIYSSSSYNAGQGFLENNVRVKADLDSLGALGDAGWYCIGAILWAMNNKLPTTVTALPSLDRNSDGVILSCIASLHWEKEELVAKFFCSFLAHETMDLSISGSNGSLHLEDFIIPYEETSASFQYTTSAKFAELHIGWNVKPEEVLVDTSGLPQEARMVQEFSRLTQGIKYSGWLPDQKWAEVSRMTQFVLDAVMKSINCGFEPVHM